A stretch of the Pogona vitticeps strain Pit_001003342236 chromosome 8, PviZW2.1, whole genome shotgun sequence genome encodes the following:
- the LOC144584118 gene encoding uncharacterized protein LOC144584118, with amino-acid sequence MQSFIVHLRHPATSRNDRIQKGRRDMASCLQSPSQLGFESRGGDSRGLPSPLLSRQGREKVQFGAECRDRLLCVSCVVLSVSSFTRMQSFIVHLRHPATSRNDRIQKGRRVSVQGAGGMVGIPCGSVTSPSAP; translated from the exons atgcagagcttcatcgttcatttgcgccaccctgcaacctcgaggaacgaccggatccagaaaggtcggcgg gacatggcgagctgtctccagtctccctcccagctcgggttcgagtcccgaggtggagattccagaggacttccatctccccttctttcccgccaaggacgagagaaagtgcagttcggggctgagtgccgtgaccgtcttctttgtgtttcat gtgtcgttctttcagtgagctcgttcacgcggatgcagagcttcatcgttcatttgcgccaccctgcaacctcgaggaacgaccggatccagaaaggtcggcgggtaagtgtgcagggggccggcgggatggtaggcataccatgtgggtctgtcacgagcccctctgccccgtga